From a single Calothrix sp. NIES-2098 genomic region:
- a CDS encoding capsular exopolysaccharide family protein has translation MLKSEKYPHPLSQANFTQLNDDEGGLNLGQVGAVLRRRLLLIGGTTALVATAAVLKAETDPPVYQGTFDILTKPVTGESKVIANVPQAINSQVAPPESTKEIQTTITVLRSPRVLYPVIEKLQAQYPDLIENFLREQSPGLVAANLSSQELNAYLYNFFVNYLTISSKQDNILNVEFTYSDQKLVSIFSNLLADAYLNYSLQEQQSDVEVAIKFVEQQRKPLEKSVKYWQDQLRNLRLDNNLIDPAQKAQELSSQIATLRQQRIENRVQLEQMVARYEELQKELAQQPGERAGNSLLSDNARYQKILDQIQAADIAIKQQSAVFTDENPAMVTLRQKKEYLLPLLAQEEARVQKDFQSRIREISARDRALDEKINNTYSEVRKLATISRNYDNIQRELQIANQGLTQFNTKQQSLQIEKAQKQQPWLLLDPKLTTVKEPLAVSDSAKRNLALGGLLGLLLGVGTALVVDKLSNIFYSSQELKDATRVPLLGIVPLRKELEIATKDNLSRGVQKTDGASFFEVFRSLYTNILLLGSDTPIRSLVISSAGQGDGKSTIATQLAQAAAAMGQRVLLVDANLRAPSLHNRVGLMNIQGLTDVISQDLDWHNVIEPSPLEENMFVMPAGPIPPDSVRLLASQKMHNLMEELQVSFDLVIYDTPPLLGFADPYLLAANTDGLVLVAGLGKLKRTALQQALEQIQISGTPLLGMIANKSKDAAPVSYQYYQQYYRQSVSGEKVSEEKVTANASGSTLNSTKRS, from the coding sequence ATGCTGAAGTCAGAAAAGTATCCTCACCCGTTGTCACAAGCAAACTTTACCCAATTAAATGATGATGAAGGCGGATTGAACCTGGGTCAAGTTGGAGCAGTTCTACGTCGCAGACTATTGTTAATTGGTGGAACCACAGCTTTAGTAGCAACAGCAGCAGTACTGAAGGCGGAAACAGATCCTCCAGTTTATCAAGGTACGTTTGATATTTTAACCAAGCCAGTAACTGGTGAGAGCAAGGTAATTGCAAATGTTCCCCAAGCAATTAATAGCCAAGTAGCGCCTCCTGAGTCAACAAAAGAAATCCAAACAACTATTACAGTTTTAAGAAGTCCTAGGGTTCTTTATCCTGTGATTGAAAAGCTTCAGGCTCAATACCCAGACCTGATTGAAAACTTTCTTAGGGAGCAATCACCAGGATTAGTTGCAGCTAATTTATCTTCGCAGGAATTAAATGCATACTTGTATAACTTTTTCGTTAATTACTTAACAATTTCATCCAAACAGGACAATATCTTAAACGTTGAATTTACCTATTCAGACCAGAAGCTAGTAAGTATTTTTTCTAATCTTCTTGCAGATGCTTACCTAAACTATAGTTTGCAAGAACAACAATCGGATGTGGAAGTGGCTATTAAGTTTGTTGAACAACAAAGAAAGCCACTAGAGAAGAGTGTGAAATACTGGCAAGATCAATTGCGCAATCTGCGACTGGATAATAACTTGATTGATCCTGCACAGAAGGCTCAAGAGTTATCTAGTCAAATTGCTACCTTAAGGCAACAGCGAATAGAGAATCGAGTCCAGTTAGAACAAATGGTAGCTAGGTATGAAGAATTACAAAAAGAATTAGCTCAACAGCCTGGTGAAAGGGCAGGTAATTCTTTGCTGAGTGATAATGCTCGCTACCAAAAGATTTTAGATCAGATCCAGGCAGCAGATATTGCAATTAAACAGCAATCAGCTGTGTTTACAGATGAAAATCCAGCAATGGTGACTTTAAGACAAAAGAAAGAGTATTTACTACCATTACTGGCCCAAGAAGAAGCACGGGTACAAAAAGACTTTCAAAGCCGTATTCGGGAAATTTCGGCGCGGGATAGAGCCTTAGATGAAAAAATCAACAATACTTATAGTGAAGTTAGAAAGTTAGCAACTATTAGCAGAAATTACGACAACATACAACGAGAACTGCAAATTGCTAATCAAGGACTAACTCAATTTAATACTAAGCAACAATCTTTGCAAATTGAGAAAGCTCAAAAACAACAACCTTGGCTGTTACTCGATCCCAAACTCACAACAGTGAAAGAACCTTTGGCTGTCTCAGATAGTGCTAAACGCAATTTAGCATTGGGTGGGCTTTTGGGTTTGCTATTGGGTGTAGGAACAGCTTTAGTTGTAGATAAACTCAGTAATATATTCTACTCTTCTCAAGAACTCAAAGATGCTACAAGGGTTCCGTTACTAGGAATAGTTCCTTTAAGAAAAGAATTAGAAATAGCCACAAAAGACAATCTCTCCCGCGGCGTACAAAAGACAGATGGCGCTTCCTTCTTTGAAGTTTTTCGCTCTTTGTACACTAACATTTTGCTGTTGGGTTCTGATACACCAATTCGTTCTCTAGTCATCAGTTCCGCAGGACAGGGAGACGGCAAATCTACAATTGCGACGCAGCTAGCACAAGCAGCAGCAGCAATGGGCCAACGAGTATTACTTGTAGACGCCAATTTGCGTGCGCCTAGCTTACACAATCGAGTAGGGCTGATGAATATTCAAGGCTTGACGGATGTAATCTCCCAAGACCTGGATTGGCATAATGTCATTGAGCCATCACCTTTAGAAGAAAATATGTTTGTGATGCCAGCAGGGCCAATTCCACCAGATTCAGTCAGGTTACTAGCCTCTCAAAAAATGCACAATCTCATGGAGGAACTGCAAGTAAGTTTTGATTTGGTCATTTATGACACACCTCCTTTATTAGGTTTTGCAGATCCTTACTTATTAGCGGCTAATACAGATGGGCTTGTACTCGTAGCTGGCTTAGGTAAGCTCAAGCGGACTGCACTACAGCAAGCATTGGAACAAATTCAGATTTCTGGAACTCCTTTGTTAGGGATGATTGCTAATAAATCCAAGGATGCTGCACCTGTTTCTTATCAATACTATCAGCAGTATTACAGACAGAGCGTGAGTGGTGAAAAGGTAAGTGAAGAGAAAGTAACCGCCAACGCTAGTGGCTCTACTTTAAATAGCACTAAACGGAGTTAG
- a CDS encoding group 1 glycosyl transferase, protein MKVLLSAYSCEPGRGSEPGVGWNLAREIAKHHEVWVLTRPDESKDVIEAELARNPAPNMHFVYFTTPILGNIWQWGQSGAMQIHYYLWQITAYFVARQLHREINFDIAQHVTFVKYSSPSFLSLLPVPFIWGPIGGGESAPKPFWKDFNLSNKVYEFLRILVRSIGEIDLFTHLTARQSAVVYATTEDTAQRVRKMGCPNVQILSESGLTQPEIEALAQFPPPDAVPVRFISMGRLLHWKGFHLGLRAFAQANLPDTEYWIVGDGPEQQRLQSLAADLGISHQVKFWGRLPREETLSKLAQCQVLVHPSLHDSGGWVCLEGMAAGRPVICLDLGGPSQQVTEETGFKIAAHTLEQTVADMAVAMVKISKDAQLRVQMGQAGQYRVREDYSWEAKGRLFSQLYQKIVTSDRSVKESQQCTS, encoded by the coding sequence ATGAAAGTTCTTCTATCCGCTTATTCTTGCGAACCAGGCAGAGGTTCCGAACCTGGAGTCGGTTGGAATTTAGCGCGAGAAATTGCCAAGCATCACGAAGTTTGGGTTTTAACTCGCCCTGACGAAAGTAAAGATGTTATTGAGGCAGAACTGGCCCGCAACCCAGCGCCAAATATGCATTTTGTCTACTTCACCACGCCCATTTTGGGAAATATTTGGCAGTGGGGACAAAGCGGTGCAATGCAAATTCACTACTATCTTTGGCAGATAACTGCATACTTTGTCGCTCGTCAGCTGCATCGCGAAATTAACTTTGACATAGCACAGCACGTAACATTTGTCAAATATTCTAGCCCTAGCTTCCTTTCTCTGTTACCCGTACCTTTTATTTGGGGGCCCATTGGCGGTGGAGAGTCAGCACCCAAACCATTCTGGAAAGATTTTAATCTGAGCAACAAAGTCTACGAATTTCTTCGTATTTTGGTACGCTCTATAGGCGAAATTGACTTATTCACGCACCTCACTGCCAGACAGAGTGCTGTAGTTTACGCTACAACAGAAGACACAGCACAAAGGGTGAGAAAAATGGGCTGTCCCAACGTGCAGATTTTGTCTGAATCGGGACTAACTCAGCCAGAAATTGAGGCTCTTGCCCAATTTCCCCCACCAGATGCCGTACCCGTACGCTTTATTAGTATGGGGCGGTTGTTGCATTGGAAAGGTTTTCACCTAGGCTTACGTGCCTTCGCTCAAGCTAACCTGCCTGATACTGAATACTGGATTGTCGGCGATGGCCCAGAGCAACAGCGACTGCAATCTCTAGCAGCAGACTTAGGTATTAGCCATCAGGTGAAATTTTGGGGACGATTGCCAAGGGAAGAAACTTTAAGCAAATTAGCCCAGTGCCAAGTATTAGTTCATCCGAGTTTGCACGACTCTGGCGGATGGGTGTGCTTAGAGGGAATGGCCGCAGGTCGTCCAGTGATTTGCTTAGATTTAGGAGGGCCAAGCCAGCAGGTGACTGAGGAGACGGGCTTTAAAATTGCAGCTCATACCTTAGAACAGACGGTAGCAGATATGGCTGTAGCGATGGTCAAAATCTCCAAAGATGCACAACTGCGAGTGCAGATGGGACAAGCAGGCCAATATCGAGTTAGGGAGGATTACTCTTGGGAAGCCAAGGGGCGACTGTTTAGCCAGCTATACCAAAAAATTGTCACAAGCGATCGCTCTGTTAAGGAGTCCCAACAATGCACATCTTGA
- a CDS encoding group 1 glycosyl transferase has protein sequence MRIFYDGQIYSLQTFGGISRYFANIISRLPTDDTPIITTFSKPDEDEQKKHDPVHPNLKTFQYSRFLHYRLAPIIEKYYFRKVTANEQFQLAHPTYHRLLTQQEFSEYRCPVVLTIHDMIHELFPKKDFLGIEKENKRKAVFSAQAIICVSENTKKDLLELYPTLENKITVTYLASEIDINMSYGDETVPTQPYLLYVGSRDKVYKNFDSFLLAFSKVISINSDIKLCVVGSPFNKDEIKQIQELKLTDYIENYGHISDSHLAKLYRCSLAFIYPSLYEGFGIPPLEAMSCGTVAVVSNISSIPEVVGDAGILFNPQAIGDLADIILFLIHNPAERDRLIAKGFQRAKDFSWDKTAAKTIEVYRAVSNS, from the coding sequence ATGCGTATTTTCTACGATGGTCAAATCTATAGCTTACAAACATTCGGGGGCATTAGTCGCTATTTTGCAAATATAATCAGTAGATTACCTACCGATGATACTCCCATAATTACAACTTTTTCTAAGCCAGATGAAGATGAACAAAAGAAGCACGATCCCGTACATCCTAATTTAAAAACTTTTCAATATTCCAGATTTCTACACTATCGCCTAGCACCAATAATTGAAAAATATTATTTTAGAAAAGTAACTGCAAATGAGCAATTTCAACTCGCCCATCCTACCTATCATAGATTATTAACTCAACAGGAATTTAGCGAATATAGATGTCCTGTTGTACTTACTATTCATGATATGATTCATGAACTTTTTCCTAAAAAAGATTTTTTGGGAATAGAAAAAGAAAATAAGCGAAAAGCTGTATTCTCAGCACAAGCAATTATTTGTGTTTCTGAGAATACTAAGAAAGACTTGTTAGAGCTATACCCTACTTTAGAAAATAAAATTACTGTCACATATTTAGCATCAGAAATTGATATAAATATGTCTTATGGTGACGAAACTGTTCCAACACAGCCTTACCTACTGTATGTCGGAAGCCGAGATAAAGTTTATAAAAATTTTGATAGTTTTTTGTTAGCATTTTCTAAAGTTATTTCTATAAATTCAGATATTAAGCTGTGCGTAGTTGGTTCTCCATTTAATAAAGACGAAATCAAACAGATTCAAGAACTAAAATTAACTGACTATATCGAGAACTATGGACACATCAGCGATAGTCATTTAGCCAAGCTTTATCGTTGTAGTCTTGCCTTTATTTACCCATCTCTGTATGAAGGCTTTGGTATCCCTCCTCTAGAGGCAATGTCTTGTGGTACCGTTGCAGTGGTATCTAATATTTCCAGCATTCCAGAGGTTGTAGGTGATGCCGGTATACTATTTAATCCTCAAGCCATTGGCGATTTAGCAGATATTATTCTTTTCTTAATACACAACCCAGCTGAACGCGATCGCCTGATTGCTAAAGGTTTCCAAAGAGCAAAAGATTTTAGCTGGGATAAGACCGCAGCTAAGACAATTGAAGTGTATCGCGCAGTAAGCAATTCCTAA
- a CDS encoding group 1 glycosyl transferase: protein MHNKQTILFFFPHNPYPPKSGAHKRCLEMLTGLRERGCRVILASLTDVSRKSWNVSSIKKLEETFVEKVFIYELHFWEQNYLKFLRKFYKLARAKSSLSSVLYTTPAMRSWFSKLIKEISPDLIFMNYAYWDGLINHKELRTITRVIETHDLLTLNNQMREYIQPYLTDYFFRDKDIESEILNEEIFKKLDLKASIEELNIYDKYDYTIAISQEEANIIQQHNKKSNTILIPVTQQTHPILNEYTGSAIFPIGENLFNIQGYLYFIKRVLPQILQVEPSFTVDVTGSFWNNVSLEPCPGVEIKGFVPSLEAVYQQSKFLICPVFGGTGQQVKVVEAMAYGLPVVALSQAAKSSPIKHGINGFIANNAEEFAKYSVLLWQQKELCYQLGTAARETIAKEFSRTQLLEKLALLTQPKSLNN from the coding sequence TAGAGTAATTTTAGCAAGTCTAACAGATGTTTCTCGTAAAAGTTGGAATGTTTCTAGTATCAAAAAGCTAGAAGAAACTTTTGTTGAAAAAGTTTTTATTTATGAATTACATTTTTGGGAGCAAAATTATCTTAAGTTCTTACGTAAATTTTATAAACTCGCAAGAGCAAAATCATCATTATCATCAGTTCTTTATACAACTCCAGCAATGCGTAGCTGGTTCTCAAAATTAATTAAAGAGATATCTCCCGATCTCATTTTCATGAATTATGCATACTGGGATGGTCTAATTAACCATAAGGAATTAAGAACAATCACGCGAGTTATAGAAACCCACGATCTGTTAACTTTAAATAATCAAATGCGGGAATATATACAGCCTTATTTAACGGATTATTTTTTTAGAGATAAAGATATAGAATCTGAGATTCTCAATGAAGAAATTTTCAAAAAGCTTGATTTAAAAGCAAGTATAGAAGAATTAAATATTTATGACAAGTATGATTATACAATAGCTATTTCTCAAGAAGAGGCTAACATAATTCAACAACATAATAAAAAAAGTAACACAATATTGATACCTGTAACTCAACAAACACATCCTATCTTAAATGAATATACAGGCTCTGCCATATTTCCTATAGGAGAAAACCTTTTTAATATTCAAGGTTATTTATATTTTATCAAAAGAGTTTTACCACAGATTTTACAAGTTGAGCCTTCCTTCACAGTAGATGTAACAGGTTCTTTTTGGAATAACGTTTCTCTTGAACCTTGCCCAGGTGTTGAAATAAAAGGGTTTGTACCAAGTTTAGAAGCTGTTTATCAGCAATCTAAATTCCTTATATGTCCAGTATTCGGCGGTACAGGCCAACAGGTTAAAGTTGTTGAAGCTATGGCCTATGGTCTACCTGTAGTAGCATTAAGTCAAGCAGCAAAAAGCTCTCCAATTAAACATGGTATTAATGGATTTATCGCTAACAATGCTGAAGAATTTGCTAAATATAGTGTTCTTCTGTGGCAGCAAAAAGAACTGTGTTATCAATTAGGAACTGCGGCGAGAGAGACTATTGCCAAAGAATTTTCTAGAACACAATTATTAGAAAAGTTAGCACTATTGACTCAGCCTAAATCATTAAATAATTAG
- a CDS encoding putative glycosyl transferase: MHILKVHNYYQIRGGEEETIEAEARLLQQMGHQVEIYQDTNDRLATLGAARMAIKTVWSGEAYTTLKHRFGDQTYDVMHVDNFFPLISPSIYYAAKEAGVPVVQTLHNYRLLCPNALFFREGRICEDCLGKPIPFPGVQHGCYRQSKATSAAVATMLTVHRLLNTWTKMVDCYIALTEFARQKFIQGGLPAEKIVVKPHFISPDPGVGSGEGGYALYVGRLSVEKGLDTLLAAWEQLGGKIPLKIIGDGQLCDRVAEAVNKLPHVEWLGRKPMQEVYELMGEAKVLIFPSKWYETFGRVAIEAFAKGTPVIAANIGAIAELVDPGRTGLHFRPGDSQDLAQKVEWVLSHPAELAQMRREARAEFEVKYTAEKNYQQLMEIYTQVQPHPKTVSFPGELIHRGQ; the protein is encoded by the coding sequence ATGCACATCTTGAAAGTACACAACTATTACCAAATTCGAGGAGGTGAAGAAGAGACAATTGAAGCTGAAGCGCGCCTTCTACAACAGATGGGACATCAAGTTGAGATCTATCAAGATACTAACGATCGCCTAGCAACTTTGGGCGCTGCACGTATGGCAATCAAAACAGTCTGGTCTGGCGAAGCTTACACAACTCTCAAGCATCGCTTTGGGGATCAAACTTACGATGTCATGCACGTGGATAATTTCTTTCCTTTAATTTCCCCCTCAATTTACTATGCCGCTAAAGAAGCTGGCGTGCCTGTAGTGCAGACATTACATAACTATCGCCTGCTGTGTCCGAATGCTCTGTTTTTCCGAGAAGGACGCATTTGTGAAGACTGCTTGGGCAAACCTATTCCCTTTCCAGGAGTACAGCACGGTTGTTATCGCCAAAGTAAGGCAACTAGCGCTGCGGTAGCAACCATGCTCACCGTGCATCGCCTGCTCAACACTTGGACAAAGATGGTGGATTGTTACATTGCCTTAACAGAATTTGCTCGGCAGAAGTTTATCCAAGGGGGACTACCAGCAGAAAAGATTGTAGTCAAACCGCACTTTATCTCCCCCGATCCTGGTGTAGGCTCTGGAGAAGGAGGATATGCGCTTTACGTAGGGCGGCTTTCGGTAGAAAAAGGGTTAGATACGCTATTAGCGGCTTGGGAACAATTAGGAGGAAAGATACCTCTAAAAATTATTGGCGATGGGCAGTTGTGCGATCGCGTAGCCGAAGCAGTAAATAAACTACCTCATGTAGAATGGTTGGGACGTAAACCGATGCAAGAGGTTTATGAATTGATGGGAGAGGCAAAGGTATTAATTTTTCCCTCCAAATGGTATGAAACCTTTGGGCGAGTAGCAATTGAAGCTTTTGCCAAGGGGACACCAGTAATTGCTGCTAATATTGGTGCGATCGCAGAATTAGTAGATCCCGGTCGCACTGGCTTACATTTTCGTCCGGGTGACTCACAAGATTTAGCACAAAAGGTAGAATGGGTGCTATCCCATCCAGCAGAACTTGCCCAGATGCGACGAGAAGCCAGAGCAGAATTTGAAGTAAAATACACCGCCGAAAAGAACTACCAGCAGTTAATGGAAATTTATACTCAGGTTCAACCGCATCCAAAAACTGTCTCTTTTCCAGGTGAGTTGATACACAGAGGTCAGTAA
- a CDS encoding putative glycosyltransferase gives MNTTTKEPVYIIIPVHNRKQITLNCLEHLQKTGDLQRYYVVVVDDASTDGTAEAIQSLYAGVTVLPGNGDLWWTGAIAKGMEYAYTQKAEYFIWLNDDCLPNPGTLPQLVDFLKNRPNSIAAPTCYIQQDNSLIKQYNGSQGRKNCAANLGEVIEVDSMSGWCVGIPVSVFGKIGSPNAEKFPHYCGDDMYIFKATRSGFKAYLLGDLKTILIGPVNEMGNFQKYFRPGLPAKQTLRSLFWNKKSPYRLPTKFFYFVERYGVFLGSLLFLLKLTTWFKEWAYLQLSLSKN, from the coding sequence ATGAACACGACAACTAAAGAGCCTGTATATATAATCATCCCTGTCCATAACCGAAAACAGATAACTTTAAATTGCCTAGAACATCTACAAAAAACAGGTGATTTGCAACGTTACTATGTTGTCGTTGTCGATGATGCTTCAACAGATGGAACTGCTGAAGCAATTCAAAGTTTATATGCGGGAGTTACTGTTTTACCTGGAAATGGCGATCTGTGGTGGACAGGAGCGATCGCCAAAGGTATGGAATATGCTTATACACAAAAAGCAGAATACTTTATTTGGCTTAATGATGACTGTCTACCCAATCCAGGGACTTTACCTCAATTAGTAGATTTTCTTAAAAATCGTCCCAATAGCATCGCTGCACCCACCTGCTACATTCAGCAAGACAACTCACTCATCAAGCAATATAACGGTTCCCAAGGTCGGAAGAATTGTGCTGCTAATCTTGGTGAAGTCATAGAAGTTGATAGTATGTCTGGTTGGTGTGTCGGAATTCCAGTTTCTGTATTTGGCAAAATCGGTTCTCCCAATGCTGAGAAATTTCCTCACTATTGCGGGGATGATATGTATATTTTTAAGGCAACTCGCTCAGGATTTAAAGCATATTTGCTGGGAGATTTAAAGACGATATTAATTGGCCCTGTTAATGAAATGGGAAACTTTCAAAAATATTTTCGTCCAGGTCTTCCTGCAAAGCAAACTCTTCGTTCTTTGTTTTGGAACAAAAAGTCTCCGTACCGCTTACCAACAAAGTTTTTTTACTTTGTGGAAAGATATGGTGTTTTTCTAGGTTCATTGCTGTTTTTGCTCAAGCTAACCACATGGTTTAAAGAATGGGCATATTTACAATTAAGTTTGAGCAAGAATTAA